The nucleotide sequence GGCAGGATGTCCAGGATATGAAAGAAGTCGATTTCCGGCAACAGGTCGGGGTGGTGTTTCAGCACCTGAACCTTTTTCCCCATCTGAACGTGCTGGAAAATATGATGCTGGCCTTGGAACGGGTCCAGGGCCGCAGCAAAAGAGAGGCCAAAGCTGAGGCTATGGAGATTCTTGAACGGTTGAATATTGGCGAGTTGGCAGCAAATTATCCTGCTCAGGTCAGTGGAGGTCAAGCCCAGCGGGTGGCTATTGCCCGGGGCTTGGCTTTGAAGCCCAAGTTCATGCTCCTGGATGAGCCCACCAGTGCCTTAGATGCAGCCACCACCTCTGATTTTGCCCAATGGCTACGGGAGTTGCAGGCGTTTACCAGCTTTATTATTGTCACCCATGACCTGCCCTTTGCCGAACAGACAGCAGAGCAAGGGGTGTATATGGAAAACGGGCAGGTACGGGAACAGGGTCGCCTTACAGAGGTACTGCAAAATCTCGACCGCTGCTGAGTAAAAATAAAACGAGAACAGGTTGACAGGGGGGAGTTCCTGAAATATTCTGCTTCCCATCTCATGAGAATTATACACCTTTAAAAAAATAATATATAGACGGAGAATATTATGAGCAAAAAAGTCGTCATTGTCGGTGGAGTCGCTGCCGGTCCCAAGGCTGCCTGTCATCTGAAAAGGGTTCAGCCGGGTTGGGATGTCACGGTGGTGGATCAGGATAGCATGATATCCTATGGAGGCTGCGGTATTCCCTATTATGTGGGCGGAGATGTCTCGGACGAGGCAGAGCTGCGCTCCACCAGCTTTCACATGGTCCGTGACGAGCCTTTTTTCGCTGATGCCAAGGGAGTTGAGGTGCTTACACGGACTAAGGCCCTGGCAATCGACCGCCAGAGCAAGAAGCTCCAGGTCAAGAATCTGGACAGCGGTGAAGAGCAGGAACTCCCTTATGATAAGCTCATGCTGGCTACCGGGGCAGCCCCCTTTGTTCTCCCCATTCCTGGGGCGGATCTGGACGGGGTGTTCACCATTGCGAACCTGCATAAGGCCATTGAAATCAAGAAGAGGATCTCTGGCGGTAAGGTGGGTAAGGTCGTGGTTATCGGTGGTGGAGCCATCGGCATTGAGATGGCAGAGTCCTTTGCCGACCTCTGGGGCCTGGAAACCTGCCTGGTCGAGTTTATGCCTCAGCTCCTGCCCAAGCTGGTAGACGCCGATTTTGCCACTATGCTGGAACGGCATCTTGAAGAGATGAACGTGGCTGTTTACACCGGCGAAGGCGCCACCGAGATTGTCGGGGATAGCGAGGGCAAGGTCGTGGCCGTGAAAACACCCCAGCGCACCTTGGAAGCAGATCTGGTGGTGATGGCGGCAGGTGTCCGTCCGCGTAGTGACCTGGCCCAAGAGGCAGGCTTGCTTGTGGAACCTTGGGGTGGTATCACGGTGAACAATAGGTTGCAGACCTCTGATCCGGATATCTACGCAGCCGGTGACTGTATTGCTGCCAGGAATCTGGTCACAGGAAAGCAGACCTTTGCCCCTATGGGCTCTCTGGCCAACCGGGAGGGCAGGGTGGCTGCTGATAATATGGCAGGTCTTGCTGCCTCCTTTGAGGGCGTGGTGGGCTCCTTTATCATGAAGGCCTTTGACCGCTGTATTGCTGCTACCGGTATCACCTATGAGGCTGCCTTGGCAGAGGGCTTTGACGCAGATTATTCGCTGACAGCCCCGGCAGACCGGGCCCATTTTTTTCCTAACACGGCAGCGGTTATCCTGCAGCTGGTCTTTGACAAGCAGACCCGGCGAGTCCTGGGCCTGCAGGCCTTTGGCATGATGAATGACTCCATCTCTGCCCGGATCGACGCAGCAGCAGTGATGATCAGCAAGGGCGCCACCATCGAGGACTTCATGATGGCGGAGATGGCCTATGCCCCGCCCTTCTCCGCAGCTATTGACTCCCTGAATGCTGCTGCCTTTGTGGCCGATAATATCTGCGCTGGCCGGATGCGTTCAGTCAGTATGCAACGCTTTTATGCCTGGATGGATGATTTCTCCACAGAACCGGATTGGGTGGCCCTGGATATCCGCCATCCCAAGGAGGCAGCGGTCTTTGTCGAGCGATTCGGGGCTGAAAAATGGGTATCAGTGCCCTATGCTGAGATGCGTCAGCGTTTTGCAGAGGTCCCGGAGGATAAAACCCTGATTATCCTCTGCGATGCCGGAACCCGTTCCTTTGAGGTTCAGGTCTTCCTTGATCATATCGGCAAGACAAACAGTCTGGTCCTGGGCGGCGGTTTTA is from Candidatus Electrothrix sp. GW3-4 and encodes:
- a CDS encoding ATP-binding cassette domain-containing protein, encoding MIEVKNVAYTYADGTKAVNDVSMTFPEQGIFALMGLSGSGKTTLLNCIARFLFPQQGAILLDGQDVQDMKEVDFRQQVGVVFQHLNLFPHLNVLENMMLALERVQGRSKREAKAEAMEILERLNIGELAANYPAQVSGGQAQRVAIARGLALKPKFMLLDEPTSALDAATTSDFAQWLRELQAFTSFIIVTHDLPFAEQTAEQGVYMENGQVREQGRLTEVLQNLDRC
- a CDS encoding FAD-dependent oxidoreductase produces the protein MSKKVVIVGGVAAGPKAACHLKRVQPGWDVTVVDQDSMISYGGCGIPYYVGGDVSDEAELRSTSFHMVRDEPFFADAKGVEVLTRTKALAIDRQSKKLQVKNLDSGEEQELPYDKLMLATGAAPFVLPIPGADLDGVFTIANLHKAIEIKKRISGGKVGKVVVIGGGAIGIEMAESFADLWGLETCLVEFMPQLLPKLVDADFATMLERHLEEMNVAVYTGEGATEIVGDSEGKVVAVKTPQRTLEADLVVMAAGVRPRSDLAQEAGLLVEPWGGITVNNRLQTSDPDIYAAGDCIAARNLVTGKQTFAPMGSLANREGRVAADNMAGLAASFEGVVGSFIMKAFDRCIAATGITYEAALAEGFDADYSLTAPADRAHFFPNTAAVILQLVFDKQTRRVLGLQAFGMMNDSISARIDAAAVMISKGATIEDFMMAEMAYAPPFSAAIDSLNAAAFVADNICAGRMRSVSMQRFYAWMDDFSTEPDWVALDIRHPKEAAVFVERFGAEKWVSVPYAEMRQRFAEVPEDKTLIILCDAGTRSFEVQVFLDHIGKTNSLVLGGGFNVIRRLGADWLPQA